A genomic region of Mycobacterium sp. Aquia_213 contains the following coding sequences:
- a CDS encoding NfeD family protein, translated as MAIALSWLIFALALAGAEALTGDMFLLMLGGGAVAASATAWLTDWPILADGAVFLVVSVLLVVLVRPALRQRMTPKSLPTGIEALEGKSALVLARVARDEGRVKLDGQVWTARPFNDGDVYEPGESVTVVHIDGATAMVLKHE; from the coding sequence ATGGCGATCGCGCTGAGCTGGCTAATCTTCGCGCTGGCCCTTGCCGGTGCCGAGGCGTTGACGGGCGATATGTTCCTGTTGATGTTGGGGGGCGGTGCGGTCGCAGCGTCGGCCACCGCGTGGCTCACGGACTGGCCGATCCTGGCCGACGGCGCGGTGTTCCTGGTCGTCTCGGTCCTGCTGGTCGTGCTGGTCCGGCCGGCTTTGCGCCAGCGAATGACCCCGAAGTCGCTGCCGACGGGCATCGAGGCGCTCGAAGGCAAATCCGCATTGGTGCTTGCTCGGGTCGCCCGCGATGAGGGCCGGGTGAAGCTGGACGGCCAGGTGTGGACGGCGCGGCCGTTCAACGACGGCGACGTCTACGAGCCAGGCGAATCGGTCACCGTCGTGCACATCGACGGCGCGACGGCGATGGTACTCAAACACGAGTAG
- a CDS encoding ferrochelatase, translating to MDFDAVLLLSFGGPEGPEQVRPFLENVTRGRNVPPERLDDVAEHYLHFGGVSPINAINRALIAQLEAALADRGLQLPVYFGNRNWAPYVEETVTAMRDNGVRRAAVFTTSAWSGYSSCTQYSEDIARARAAAGPDAPELVKLRPYFDHPRFVQIFADTIGAASGALTAEQQAGARLVFTAHSIPDAADQRLGPRLYSRQVAYAASLVAAAAGYTDYDLAWQSRSGPPQVPWLEPDVADHLTTLAAAGTKAVIICPIGFVADHIEVVWDLDYELASQAEAAGVALVRASTPNAHPRFAQLAADLIDELRYGRAPERASGPDPVAGCLASINGAACGPPHCVARVDG from the coding sequence ATGGATTTCGATGCAGTCCTGCTGCTGTCCTTCGGCGGACCAGAGGGCCCTGAGCAGGTTCGGCCGTTCCTGGAGAACGTGACCCGGGGCCGCAATGTGCCGCCGGAACGGCTCGACGACGTCGCCGAGCACTACCTGCATTTTGGCGGCGTCTCACCGATCAATGCCATCAACCGCGCGCTGATCGCGCAATTGGAAGCCGCGCTGGCTGACCGCGGCCTGCAGCTGCCGGTGTATTTCGGCAACCGCAACTGGGCGCCGTACGTCGAAGAGACAGTAACGGCGATGCGCGACAACGGCGTTCGTCGGGCCGCGGTGTTCACTACGTCGGCGTGGAGCGGGTATTCCAGCTGCACGCAGTATTCCGAAGACATCGCCCGCGCCCGTGCGGCCGCCGGGCCCGATGCGCCCGAGTTGGTCAAGCTGCGACCCTATTTCGACCACCCGCGGTTCGTGCAGATCTTCGCCGACACCATCGGTGCGGCCTCCGGTGCCTTGACCGCTGAGCAACAGGCCGGTGCGCGTCTGGTGTTCACCGCACATTCGATTCCGGATGCCGCCGACCAGCGTCTCGGGCCGCGGCTGTACAGCCGCCAAGTTGCCTACGCCGCAAGCCTTGTCGCGGCGGCCGCCGGATACACCGACTACGACCTGGCCTGGCAGTCTCGCTCGGGTCCGCCGCAGGTGCCGTGGCTGGAACCCGATGTCGCCGACCATCTCACCACGCTGGCCGCCGCGGGCACCAAGGCGGTCATCATCTGCCCGATCGGTTTTGTGGCCGACCACATCGAGGTGGTGTGGGACCTCGACTACGAGTTGGCGTCCCAGGCCGAGGCGGCCGGCGTGGCCCTGGTGCGGGCTTCGACGCCCAACGCCCATCCACGTTTCGCGCAACTGGCCGCCGACCTGATCGACGAACTGCGGTACGGCCGCGCGCCCGAGCGGGCGAGTGGTCCCGACCCGGTGGCGGGCTGCCTGGCCAGCATCAACGGTGCGGCGTGCGGTCCGCCGCATTGCGTTGCGCGAGTAGACGGTTAG
- the inhA gene encoding NADH-dependent enoyl-ACP reductase InhA, with the protein MAELLEGKRILVTGIITDSSIAFHIAKAAQEAGAQLVLTGFDRLRLIQRIADRLPEQAPLIELDVQNEEHLASLADRVSAEIGEGNKLDGVVHSIGFMPQTGMGINPFFDAPYEDVAKGIHISAYSYASLAKAVLPIMNSGGSIVGMDFDPTRAMPAYNWMTVAKSALESVNRFVAREAGKSGVRSNLVAAGPIRTLAMSAIVGGALGEEAGAQMQLLEEGWDQRAPIGWNMKDPTPVAKTVCALLSDWLPATTGTIIYADGGASTQLL; encoded by the coding sequence ATGGCAGAACTACTCGAAGGCAAGCGGATCCTCGTCACGGGGATCATCACCGACTCGTCGATCGCCTTTCACATCGCCAAGGCGGCGCAGGAGGCCGGCGCGCAGCTGGTGCTGACCGGGTTCGACCGGTTGCGGCTGATTCAGCGCATCGCCGACCGGCTGCCGGAGCAGGCCCCGCTGATCGAACTCGATGTGCAGAACGAGGAGCATCTCGCTTCTCTCGCGGACCGGGTCAGCGCCGAGATCGGCGAAGGCAACAAACTCGACGGTGTGGTGCACTCCATCGGCTTCATGCCGCAGACGGGGATGGGCATCAACCCGTTCTTCGACGCGCCCTACGAGGACGTGGCCAAGGGCATCCACATCTCGGCGTACTCCTACGCCTCGCTGGCCAAAGCGGTACTGCCGATTATGAATTCGGGCGGCTCCATCGTCGGTATGGACTTCGACCCGACTAGGGCGATGCCGGCCTACAACTGGATGACGGTCGCCAAGAGCGCGCTGGAGTCGGTCAACCGATTCGTGGCTCGCGAGGCCGGCAAGTCCGGTGTGCGCTCGAATCTTGTTGCTGCCGGACCGATCCGGACGCTCGCAATGAGCGCGATCGTCGGTGGCGCGCTCGGCGAGGAGGCGGGTGCGCAGATGCAGCTGCTCGAGGAGGGCTGGGATCAGCGCGCCCCGATCGGCTGGAACATGAAGGATCCGACACCGGTCGCCAAGACGGTTTGCGCGCTGCTTTCGGATTGGCTGCCGGCGACCACCGGCACCATCATCTACGCCGACGGCGGCGCCAGCACCCAATTGCTATAG
- the fabG1 gene encoding 3-oxoacyl-ACP reductase FabG1, with translation MTETATELAAGSGKPAFVSRSVLVTGGNRGIGLAIAQRLAADGHKVAVTHRGSGAPEGLFGVECDVTDNEAVDRAFKEVEEHQGPVEVLVSNAGISKDAFLIRMTEERFEEVINANLTGAFRVTQRASRSMQKKRFGRIIYIGSVSGSWGIGNQANYAAAKAGLIGMARSISRELSKAGVTANVVAPGYIDTEMTRSLDERIQEGALEFIPAKRVGTAEEVAGVVSFLASEDASYIAGAVIPVDGGMGMGH, from the coding sequence GTGACTGAAACAGCCACCGAGCTCGCCGCCGGCAGCGGCAAACCCGCATTCGTATCCCGTTCGGTCCTGGTCACCGGTGGAAACCGGGGGATCGGGCTGGCTATCGCGCAGCGGCTGGCAGCCGACGGCCACAAGGTAGCCGTCACGCACCGCGGATCCGGGGCGCCCGAGGGTCTGTTCGGCGTCGAGTGCGACGTCACCGACAACGAGGCCGTCGACCGCGCCTTCAAGGAGGTCGAGGAGCACCAAGGTCCGGTGGAGGTACTGGTGTCCAACGCGGGCATCTCCAAGGATGCGTTCCTCATCCGGATGACCGAGGAACGGTTCGAAGAGGTCATCAACGCCAACCTCACCGGGGCGTTCCGGGTGACTCAGCGTGCGTCACGCAGCATGCAGAAAAAGCGTTTCGGCCGGATCATCTACATCGGCTCGGTCTCCGGCAGCTGGGGCATCGGCAACCAGGCCAATTACGCGGCCGCCAAGGCCGGCTTGATCGGCATGGCCCGCTCGATTTCCCGCGAGCTGTCCAAGGCCGGGGTCACGGCGAATGTGGTGGCCCCGGGCTATATCGACACCGAGATGACTCGTTCCCTGGACGAGCGGATCCAGGAGGGCGCGCTGGAGTTCATCCCCGCCAAGCGGGTCGGCACCGCCGAGGAGGTTGCCGGGGTAGTCAGCTTCCTGGCGTCCGAAGATGCCAGCTACATCGCCGGTGCGGTCATCCCGGTCGACGGCGGCATGGGCATGGGCCACTGA
- a CDS encoding VWA domain-containing protein, translating to MTMPLLGTMSLSGFAHAWFFLFLLVVVALAVLYVLMQLARQRRMLRFANMELLESVAPKRPAKWRHVPAILLVASLVLFTIAMAGPTNDVRIPRNRAVVMLVIDVSQSMRATDVEPNRMAAAQEAGKQFADELTPGINLGLIAYAGTATVLVSPTTNREATKIALDKLQFADRTATGEGIFTALQAIATVGAVIGGGDKPPPARIVLFSDGKETMPTNPDNPKGAYTAARTAKDQGVPISTISFGTPYGFVEINDQRQPVPVDDETMRKVAQLSGGNFYNAATLQELKAVYSSLQQQIGYETIKGDASVGWLRLGALVLALAALASLLINRRLPT from the coding sequence ATGACAATGCCGTTGCTCGGCACGATGTCGCTGTCCGGTTTCGCTCACGCGTGGTTCTTCCTTTTCCTGCTCGTGGTCGTCGCGCTGGCCGTGCTGTACGTGCTGATGCAGCTGGCCCGCCAGCGGCGGATGCTGCGATTCGCCAACATGGAGCTGCTGGAAAGCGTGGCCCCCAAGCGGCCCGCCAAATGGCGGCATGTGCCGGCGATCCTGCTGGTTGCGTCGCTGGTGCTGTTCACCATCGCGATGGCGGGACCGACGAACGACGTCCGGATTCCCCGCAACCGCGCGGTGGTGATGCTGGTGATCGACGTATCGCAATCGATGCGTGCCACCGACGTCGAACCCAACCGGATGGCCGCCGCGCAGGAGGCGGGCAAGCAGTTCGCCGACGAGCTCACCCCGGGCATCAACCTCGGGCTGATCGCCTACGCGGGGACCGCGACGGTGCTGGTGTCGCCGACGACCAACCGCGAGGCGACCAAGATCGCGCTCGACAAGCTCCAGTTCGCCGACCGCACCGCCACCGGGGAGGGGATCTTCACCGCGCTGCAGGCCATCGCCACGGTCGGTGCGGTCATCGGGGGCGGCGACAAGCCGCCCCCGGCCCGCATCGTGCTGTTCTCCGACGGTAAGGAGACGATGCCGACGAACCCGGACAACCCCAAGGGCGCCTATACCGCTGCGCGCACCGCCAAGGACCAGGGTGTGCCCATCTCGACGATCTCGTTCGGCACGCCGTACGGCTTCGTCGAGATCAACGACCAGCGCCAGCCGGTGCCGGTCGACGACGAGACGATGCGCAAGGTCGCCCAGCTCTCCGGCGGCAATTTCTACAACGCCGCGACCCTGCAGGAGCTCAAGGCCGTCTACTCGTCGCTGCAGCAGCAGATCGGCTACGAGACGATCAAGGGGGATGCCAGCGTGGGCTGGCTGCGCCTGGGTGCGCTGGTGTTGGCGCTGGCAGCGCTGGCGTCGTTGCTGATTAACCGAAGACTGCCGACCTAG
- a CDS encoding DUF58 domain-containing protein, with protein sequence MTDPKPAAKSAALHPPSFQRGQLDDPKLSAALRTLELTVRRKLDGVLHGDHLGLIPGPGSEPGESREYQPGDDVRRMDWAVTARTTHPHVRQMIADRELETWMVVDMSASLDFGTTVCEKRDLAVAAAAAITFLNSGGGNRLGALVTNGATTVRVPARSGRQHEQTLLRTIATMPKAPVGVRGDLAVAIDALRRPERRRGMAVIISDFLGPINWMRPLRAIAARHEVLAIEVLDPRDVELPDVGDVVLQDAETGVTREFTVDAQLRDDFAKAAAAHRADVARTVRGCGAPVLTLRTDRDWIADIVRFVESRRRGAMAGRQ encoded by the coding sequence GTGACCGATCCGAAACCCGCCGCCAAGTCCGCGGCTCTACATCCGCCGTCGTTTCAGCGCGGGCAGCTCGACGACCCGAAATTGTCGGCGGCGCTGCGCACGCTCGAGCTCACGGTCCGGCGCAAGCTCGACGGTGTCCTGCACGGTGACCATCTCGGCTTGATCCCCGGGCCGGGTTCGGAACCGGGGGAGTCGCGCGAGTATCAGCCCGGCGACGACGTCCGGCGGATGGACTGGGCGGTCACCGCGCGCACCACCCACCCGCACGTTCGGCAGATGATCGCCGACCGCGAGCTGGAAACCTGGATGGTGGTCGACATGTCGGCCAGCCTCGACTTCGGCACCACGGTCTGCGAAAAGCGTGACCTGGCGGTGGCGGCCGCGGCCGCGATCACGTTCCTCAACAGCGGCGGTGGCAACCGGCTCGGTGCCCTCGTCACCAACGGGGCAACGACGGTGCGGGTGCCGGCGCGGTCCGGGCGTCAACACGAGCAGACGCTGTTGCGCACGATCGCGACCATGCCCAAGGCCCCGGTGGGAGTGCGCGGCGACCTGGCGGTGGCCATCGACGCGTTGCGCCGGCCGGAACGCCGACGCGGGATGGCCGTGATCATCAGCGATTTCCTGGGTCCAATCAACTGGATGCGCCCGCTGCGTGCGATCGCGGCCCGCCACGAGGTGCTGGCCATCGAAGTGCTCGACCCGCGCGATGTCGAACTGCCCGACGTGGGCGACGTCGTGCTGCAGGACGCCGAGACCGGTGTGACCCGTGAATTCACCGTCGATGCGCAACTGCGGGACGACTTCGCCAAGGCGGCCGCGGCGCATCGTGCCGACGTGGCCAGAACGGTGCGCGGTTGTGGCGCACCGGTTTTGACGCTGCGCACCGACCGCGACTGGATCGCCGACATCGTCCGCTTCGTGGAGTCCCGCCGGCGCGGGGCTATGGCGGGGCGCCAGTGA
- a CDS encoding AAA family ATPase: MTAAGGPPPGASGYSGPGGQSGPGAHAAPSGGGDGLAAEVHTLERAIFEVKRIIVGQDQLVERMLVGLLSKGHVLLEGVPGVAKTLAVETFAKVVGGTFARIQFTPDLVPTDIIGTRIYRQGKEEFDTELGPVHVNFLLADEINRAPAKVQSALLEVMAERQVSIGGKRFPLPNPFLVMATQNPIEHEGVYQLPEAQRDRFLFKINVGYPTPEEEREIIYRMGVKPPQPKQILDTGDLLRLQDVAANNFVHHALVDYVVRVVTATRHPEQLGMNDVKTWISFGASPRASLGIIAASRSLALVRGRDYVIPQDVVEVIPDVLRHRLVLTYDALADEISPEIVINRILQTVSLPQVNAVPQQGHSVPPVMQAAGAASNR; the protein is encoded by the coding sequence ATGACAGCAGCAGGTGGGCCGCCCCCGGGCGCCAGCGGTTACTCGGGTCCGGGCGGGCAGTCTGGTCCCGGAGCCCATGCCGCGCCGTCAGGTGGCGGCGACGGATTGGCTGCCGAAGTACACACCCTGGAACGGGCCATCTTCGAGGTCAAGCGGATCATCGTGGGTCAGGACCAGCTCGTCGAGCGAATGCTGGTCGGCCTGCTGTCCAAGGGCCACGTGTTGCTCGAAGGTGTGCCCGGCGTCGCCAAGACGCTGGCCGTCGAAACGTTCGCCAAGGTCGTCGGCGGCACCTTCGCCCGTATCCAGTTCACCCCCGACCTGGTGCCCACCGACATCATCGGTACCCGCATCTACCGGCAGGGCAAGGAAGAGTTCGACACCGAACTCGGCCCGGTCCACGTCAACTTCCTGCTCGCCGACGAGATCAACCGTGCGCCTGCCAAGGTGCAGTCGGCGCTGCTGGAGGTCATGGCCGAACGTCAGGTGTCGATCGGTGGCAAGCGATTCCCGCTGCCCAACCCGTTCCTGGTGATGGCGACGCAGAACCCGATCGAGCACGAGGGCGTCTACCAACTGCCCGAGGCGCAGCGCGACCGCTTCCTGTTCAAGATCAACGTCGGCTACCCGACGCCCGAGGAAGAGCGCGAGATCATCTACCGGATGGGCGTCAAGCCGCCACAGCCCAAGCAGATCCTGGACACCGGCGACCTGCTGCGGCTGCAGGATGTCGCGGCCAACAACTTCGTCCACCACGCGCTGGTCGACTATGTGGTGCGCGTCGTCACCGCCACCCGCCATCCCGAGCAGCTTGGCATGAACGACGTCAAGACCTGGATCTCGTTCGGCGCATCGCCGCGGGCCTCGCTGGGCATCATCGCGGCGTCCCGTTCGCTGGCGTTGGTGCGGGGTCGTGACTACGTGATCCCGCAAGACGTCGTCGAGGTCATTCCAGACGTGCTGCGTCACCGGTTGGTGCTGACCTACGACGCGCTGGCCGACGAGATCTCGCCCGAGATCGTGATCAACCGTATCCTGCAGACGGTTTCCCTTCCGCAAGTGAATGCCGTTCCGCAGCAAGGGCATTCGGTACCGCCGGTGATGCAGGCTGCGGGCGCGGCTAGCAATCGGTGA
- the ripB gene encoding NlpC/P60 family peptidoglycan endopeptidase RipB — MRQKRFRLVNLAWVTTLVTGLMLSVAAPSNADPGAWDPTLPATISAGAPGDPLAVANASLQATAQATQTTMDLGKQFLSGLGINLGGDAPAAAATPSNPGAKIPRANGRQAIEYVIRRMGAQMGVPYSWGGGSLQGPSKGIDDGANITGFDCSGLMRYGFAGVGVLIPRFSGDQYNAGRHIPPSEARRGDLIFYGPGGGQHVTMYLGNGQMLEASGSAGKVTVSAVRKPGMTPYLTRIIEY, encoded by the coding sequence ATGCGGCAGAAGCGTTTTCGCCTGGTCAACCTGGCCTGGGTCACCACTTTGGTGACCGGGCTGATGTTGTCCGTCGCCGCTCCGTCCAACGCCGACCCCGGCGCCTGGGATCCGACGCTGCCGGCGACCATCAGTGCCGGCGCCCCCGGCGACCCGCTGGCGGTGGCGAACGCCTCGCTGCAGGCCACCGCGCAGGCCACCCAGACCACGATGGACCTGGGCAAGCAATTTCTGAGCGGGCTCGGGATCAACCTCGGCGGGGATGCGCCCGCCGCCGCTGCCACGCCCAGCAACCCGGGCGCAAAGATTCCGCGGGCGAATGGCCGTCAGGCCATCGAGTACGTGATCCGCCGGATGGGCGCCCAGATGGGTGTGCCGTATTCGTGGGGTGGCGGTTCGCTACAGGGCCCGAGCAAGGGCATCGACGACGGCGCCAACATCACCGGGTTCGACTGCTCGGGGCTGATGCGGTACGGGTTCGCCGGGGTGGGCGTGCTGATCCCGCGGTTCTCCGGTGACCAGTACAACGCCGGGCGCCACATTCCTCCGAGTGAGGCACGGCGCGGCGACCTGATCTTCTACGGCCCCGGCGGCGGCCAGCACGTCACCATGTATCTGGGCAACGGCCAGATGCTGGAGGCCTCCGGAAGCGCGGGCAAGGTGACCGTGAGCGCCGTGCGCAAGCCCGGCATGACGCCGTACCTGACTAGGATCATCGAGTACTGA
- the ripA gene encoding NlpC/P60 family peptidoglycan endopeptidase RipA, which produces MRLTRRGSAARPFARLVRPVIPAVLSVAVLFTTPGLAQADPNADSLGVLIANVAKANQRLEDLSAEIQGEQEAVNKALVDVETARDNVTAAEHDLEVSQQSVKDANAAIAAAQRRFDTFAAATYMNGPSGSYLTARSPEDIIATESASRTLAASSQTVMDNLQRARTEQVNKESAARLAKQKAEKAAADAKSSQDAAVAALTNSKQKFEEQREQITRLAAERDEAEAKLQQAQLASAHWSTGAGDPGAPTSGDRWDPGAPAGTAPSGGRHWDGWDPTLPMVPSANIPGDPVAVINQVLGISATSTQVTAGMGKGFLQSLGILKPDDTGITNATPGGVGGRIPRVYGRQASEYVIRRGMSQIGVPYSWGGGNAAGPSHGIDSGAGITGFDCSGLVLYSFAGVGIKLPHYSGSQYGMGRKIPSSQMRRGDVIFYGPGGSQHVTIYLGQGQMLEAPDIGLKVRVAPVRTSGMTPYVIRYIDY; this is translated from the coding sequence ATGAGACTCACACGCCGGGGCTCTGCCGCGCGACCGTTCGCCAGGCTGGTTCGTCCGGTCATTCCGGCGGTCCTGAGTGTGGCCGTGCTCTTCACCACACCGGGTCTGGCGCAGGCTGATCCGAACGCCGACAGCCTCGGCGTGCTGATCGCCAACGTCGCCAAGGCCAACCAGCGCCTGGAAGACCTGAGTGCCGAAATCCAAGGCGAGCAAGAGGCCGTCAACAAGGCCCTGGTCGATGTGGAGACCGCACGGGACAACGTGACCGCAGCGGAGCACGACCTCGAAGTCAGCCAGCAATCGGTCAAGGATGCCAACGCGGCAATCGCTGCGGCCCAACGTCGTTTCGACACCTTCGCGGCGGCTACCTATATGAATGGTCCGTCGGGCAGCTACCTGACCGCGCGCAGTCCCGAGGACATCATCGCCACCGAAAGCGCCTCGAGGACCCTGGCGGCCAGTTCCCAGACGGTGATGGACAACCTGCAGCGGGCGCGCACCGAGCAGGTGAACAAGGAGTCCGCGGCGCGGCTGGCCAAGCAGAAAGCCGAAAAGGCCGCTGCCGACGCAAAATCCAGCCAGGATGCCGCCGTCGCCGCGCTCACCAACTCGAAGCAGAAATTCGAAGAACAGCGTGAGCAGATCACCCGCCTGGCCGCCGAGCGGGACGAGGCCGAGGCCAAGCTCCAGCAGGCGCAACTCGCGTCCGCGCATTGGTCGACCGGCGCGGGAGACCCCGGTGCGCCGACGTCGGGCGACCGGTGGGATCCGGGAGCGCCGGCCGGGACGGCTCCGTCCGGCGGACGGCATTGGGACGGTTGGGATCCCACGCTTCCGATGGTGCCGAGTGCCAACATCCCGGGTGACCCAGTCGCGGTGATCAACCAGGTCCTGGGCATCTCGGCCACCTCGACGCAGGTCACCGCCGGCATGGGCAAGGGCTTCCTGCAATCACTCGGCATTCTCAAGCCCGACGACACCGGGATCACCAACGCCACACCGGGTGGGGTCGGGGGACGTATTCCGCGGGTCTACGGTCGGCAGGCCTCCGAATACGTGATCCGCCGCGGCATGTCGCAGATCGGCGTGCCCTACTCGTGGGGCGGCGGCAACGCGGCCGGCCCAAGCCACGGAATCGACTCCGGCGCCGGCATCACCGGCTTCGACTGCTCGGGCCTGGTCTTGTACTCGTTCGCCGGGGTGGGCATCAAGTTGCCGCACTATTCGGGTTCGCAGTACGGCATGGGCCGCAAGATCCCGTCCTCCCAAATGCGCCGCGGCGACGTCATTTTCTACGGCCCGGGCGGAAGCCAGCACGTGACGATCTATCTCGGTCAGGGCCAGATGCTCGAGGCTCCCGACATCGGTTTGAAGGTGCGCGTTGCGCCGGTGCGCACCAGCGGCATGACGCCATACGTGATCCGCTACATCGACTACTAA
- a CDS encoding DUF6676 family protein, whose product MTGHDSFVQTVPILPAYIPQDVDMTAVKAQVAAAGVSAPPDAMPALLDVVNQAHAAGINLKIVLLDHNPPNDTPLRDISTVVGADYHDATVLTLSPNFVGTYSTQFPRVTLEAGEDIAKTGNPVVSAQHFLHELKTPEFPWTGLTIFLLIGVLAAAVGARFLQLRSRRAATSVNAAETHTAEPAKGV is encoded by the coding sequence ATGACCGGGCACGACTCTTTCGTTCAGACCGTTCCGATCCTGCCCGCCTACATCCCCCAAGACGTCGATATGACGGCGGTCAAAGCGCAGGTTGCCGCCGCCGGGGTCAGTGCGCCGCCGGACGCGATGCCGGCCCTGCTCGACGTGGTCAACCAGGCTCATGCCGCGGGTATCAACCTGAAAATCGTTTTGCTCGACCACAACCCGCCGAACGACACGCCGCTACGTGATATCTCCACCGTGGTCGGCGCCGACTATCACGACGCCACGGTCTTGACGCTCAGCCCGAACTTCGTCGGCACCTACAGCACGCAGTTCCCGCGCGTCACCCTCGAAGCCGGCGAAGACATCGCCAAGACGGGCAACCCGGTGGTCTCGGCGCAGCACTTTTTGCACGAGCTGAAAACCCCCGAATTTCCTTGGACCGGGCTGACTATTTTCCTGCTTATCGGCGTGCTCGCCGCGGCCGTCGGCGCCCGGTTCCTGCAGCTGCGCAGCAGGCGGGCAGCAACCTCGGTGAATGCGGCAGAAACTCATACCGCAGAGCCCGCTAAGGGCGTCTAA